In Streptomyces chartreusis NRRL 3882, the following are encoded in one genomic region:
- a CDS encoding family 16 glycosylhydrolase: MGADGLRFPDPPAHEPDFEDDFTVPQLREDRWVDHYLPHWTSPERSRARYDIDDSGLRLRIDADQPDWREEDAPLRVSNVQTGVFSGPVGSHRGTHRHRSDGLVVRTETPERLLWAPTGGRVEVTVSASVDEGCMLAAWLVGTEHLSEGESGEVCIFEIDAEAVGEGKSHARCGVKAHGDGRLTTDMTEAVLPLDASKPHTWTAVWGPSGTIIGCEGVVVKRMRQSPAYPLFLMIDLFEIGPRSDLETSYPKTAHVHRVRGWDALDQPETDAL; this comes from the coding sequence ATGGGTGCCGATGGCCTGCGTTTCCCCGATCCTCCGGCTCATGAGCCTGACTTCGAGGACGACTTCACCGTTCCGCAGCTCAGGGAAGATCGCTGGGTCGATCACTATCTGCCCCACTGGACGTCACCCGAGCGGTCTCGGGCACGCTATGACATCGACGATTCGGGGCTGCGGCTGCGTATCGACGCCGACCAGCCGGACTGGCGCGAGGAAGACGCTCCGCTTCGGGTGTCCAACGTGCAGACCGGGGTCTTCTCCGGCCCAGTGGGCTCTCACCGCGGAACACACCGACACCGTTCCGACGGACTCGTCGTCCGCACGGAGACCCCCGAGCGGCTGCTGTGGGCCCCCACCGGCGGACGTGTGGAGGTGACGGTGAGCGCGAGTGTGGATGAGGGGTGCATGCTGGCGGCGTGGCTCGTGGGGACGGAGCATCTGTCGGAGGGGGAGAGCGGTGAGGTCTGTATCTTCGAGATCGACGCCGAAGCCGTCGGCGAGGGAAAGAGTCATGCCCGGTGCGGGGTGAAAGCACATGGGGACGGGCGGTTGACGACCGACATGACGGAAGCAGTCCTTCCCCTGGACGCATCGAAACCCCACACCTGGACGGCTGTGTGGGGGCCATCGGGCACGATCATCGGTTGCGAGGGCGTCGTAGTGAAGCGGATGCGTCAGTCTCCCGCCTACCCGCTCTTCTTGATGATCGACCTTTTTGAGATCGGTCCTCGCTCGGACCTCGAGACCTCCTACCCGAAGACCGCTCACGTCCACCGTGTGCGTGGGTGGGATGCGCTCGACCAGCCGGAGACGGACGCTTTGTGA